One part of the Macrobrachium rosenbergii isolate ZJJX-2024 chromosome 3, ASM4041242v1, whole genome shotgun sequence genome encodes these proteins:
- the LOC136828849 gene encoding uncharacterized protein, translated as MPSLEGLVSHLSGAPVMTHTATASTTKTVTVSSFGKLPVTVASHLNTQVSTAPATFHSVPLPPGFLAPLSLPGPSHMVTSSVPYMTMPVPVADPYSLLTTVSAPRFPDTWPGLAPHAPPVPPTLAPSLDSPGCRAAVSAPVAAGPSTISATQVVPASVAPHW; from the coding sequence atgccgtcactggagggcctggtgtcACACTTGTCTGGTGCTCCGGTGATGACCCACACAGCCACCGCTTCCACCACCAAGACTGTCACCGTGTCTTCTTTTGGCAAGCTGCCTGTGACGGTGGCCTCGCACCTCAACACCCAGGTTTCAACCGCGCCTGCCACATTCCACTCCgtgccgctgcctcctgggttcctggccccgttGTCCCTGCCTGGCCCCTCGCACATGGTGACGTCGTCGGTGCCTTACATGACTATGCCTGTTCCTGTTGCTGACCCATACTCGTTGTTGACCACGGTTTCAGCTCCTCGCTTCCCTGACACTTGGCCCGGCCTGGCTCCCCATGCGCCACCGGTGCCTCCGACCCTGGCTCCGTCCCTGGACTCTCCTGGCTGCCGCGCTGCTGTATCTGCCCCAGTAGCTGCCGGTCCGAGCACCATCTCTGCTACTCAGGTTGTGCCTGCTTCTGTGGCCCCCCACTGGTAG
- the LOC136828857 gene encoding uncharacterized protein yields MVKKRLRKGSSSLSSSSSSSAASSPSEAPQPRKKRPASPPTPKKSRTETSKELPPSTGKAVGSLAGSSRSTDQGTATLTPRSVVSGATGVQTKVYTPPAALKKPASKASGFALDTRSNKPGFQEGASVSQVRTSEEAEKRSPT; encoded by the exons atggtaAAGAAGAGATTGAGGAAGGGGTCATCGTCTTTGTCTTCATCTTCGtcgtcgtctgctgcctcttctccttccgaggctccCCAGCCAAGGAAGAAGAGGCCtgcctctccccccacccctaaGAAGTCTCGCACAGAGACCTCTAAGgaactgcctccttccacagggaaggcagtgggatctctcgctggctcttcccgatccacggatcagggaactGCTACGCTGACCCCCAGGTCAGTTGTATCGGGAGCCACGGGTGTGCAGACCAAGGTTTACACTCCCCCTGCTGCGCTgaagaagcctgcttctaaggccagcgggttTGCGTTGGACACTCGCTC GAACAAGCCAGGTTTCCAGGAAGGTGCATCAGTCTCTCAGGTCCGGACATCtgaagaagcagagaagaggtcccccaCTTAG